From the genome of Brassica napus cultivar Da-Ae unplaced genomic scaffold, Da-Ae ScsIHWf_1269;HRSCAF=1813, whole genome shotgun sequence, one region includes:
- the LOC125596719 gene encoding haloacid dehalogenase-like hydrolase domain-containing protein At4g39970 encodes MAVSCSHSSILLPPTTSSVGFNSFPCLQTLRFKSRDVYQKARISTVSASSSRSLEALIFDCDGVILESENLHRQAYNDAFAHFDVRCPPSSSESLNWSLEFYDKFQNLVGGGKPKMGWYFRENGWPTSTLFDSPPESDDGRAKLIDTLQDWKTERYKEIIKSGSVEARPGVIRLMDEARAAGKKLAVCSAATKSSVILCLENLIQIERFQGLDCFLAGDDVKEKKPDPSIYITAAEKLGVSVNDCLVIEDSVIGLQAATKAGMSCVITYTSSTSDQDFKEAIAVYPDLTNVSLKDLETLLQTIVTAA; translated from the exons ATGGCGGTTTCTTGCAGCCACTCATCGATTCTCTTGCCCCCAACCACCTCCTCCGTTGGCTTCAACAGCTTCCCTTGTCTCCAAACGCTGCGTTTCAAATCCAGAGACGTTTATCAGAAAGCGAGGATCTCTACAGTGTCGGCGTCATCTTCACGGTCTCTCGAAGCTCTGATCTTCGACTGCGACGGTGTGATACTCGAATCGGAGAATCTACACCGTCAAGCTTACAACGACGCCTTCGCGCATTTCGATGTTCGTTGTCCTCCTTCTTCATCCGAGTCTCTCAACTGGAGCCTCGAGTTCTACGACAAGTTTCAGAACCTGGTCGGAGGTGGAAAGCCTAAAATGGGATGGTACTTTAGAGAAAATGGATGGCCGACTTCGACCCTTTTCGACTCGCCTCCCGAGAGTGACGATGGTCGAGCCAAGTTGATTGATACTCTGCAGGATTGGAAGACAGAGAGGTACAAAGAGATCATAAAGTCAGGAAGT gtAGAAGCAAGACCTGGTGTAATAAGACTAATGGATGAAGCAAGAGCTGCT GGGAAGAAACTAGCTGTTTGTTCTGCAGCTACAAAGAGTTCAGTTATATTATGTCTCGAGAATCTAATCCAAATC GAGCGATTCCAAGGACTTGATTGCTTCCTTGCAG GAGATGATGTTAAGGAGAAAAAACCTGATCCTTCCATTTATATAACAGCTGCCGAG AAGCTAGGTGTTTCAGTGAATGACTGTTTGGTCATAGAGGACAGTGTAATTGGCCTGCAG GCTGCTACAAAAGCAGGCATGTCATGTGTGATCACATACACTTCTTCAACATCTGATCAG GATTTCAAAGAGGCGATTGCTGTATACCCTGATCTCACTAATGTGAG CTTGAAAGACCTGGAAACTCTGCTTCAAACCATTGTCACTGCAGCTTAA